One segment of Carya illinoinensis cultivar Pawnee chromosome 1, C.illinoinensisPawnee_v1, whole genome shotgun sequence DNA contains the following:
- the LOC122303293 gene encoding stem 28 kDa glycoprotein-like produces MWPVLFFLVTMVVISQGSALGLNGHQIHLLQPKSGSWGLHVPNVSCLSWRLGVETHNIIGWSTVPKECEGYVGHYMLGYQYRSDSKVVANQALLYAQSLDLAGDGKDVWIFDVDETTLSNLPYYAEHGFGAEPYNSTLFNAWVLEGKAFALPESLNLYEKLLSLGIKVVFITGRGESQRNVTTTNLKNVGYHTWEKLILKSSSYTGVTSLVYKSSERKKLEKKGYRIVGNMGDQWTDILGHHAGNRTFKLPDPMYYIS; encoded by the exons ATGTGGCCAGTACTCTTCTTTCTTGTTACAATGGTGGTGATCTCCCAAGGGTCAGCACTGGGTCTGAACGGCCACCAGATTCACCTTCTCCAGCCAAAATCTGGTTCTTGGGGTCTCCATGTTCCGAATGTTTCATGCCTAAGTTGGCGACTTGGGGTGGAAACTCACAATATTATTGGCTGGTCAACGGTTCCGAAAGAGTGCGAAGGCTATGTGGGGCACTACATGCTGGGCTATCAGTACAGGAGTGACTCCAAAGTGGTTGCTAACCAGGCTTTACTCTACGCTCAGAGCCTCGACCTCGCCGGAGATGGCAAAGATGTTTGGATCTTTGACGTAGACGAGACTACGCTCTCTAATCTACCTTATTATGCGGAACATGGATTTGG GGCGGAGCCCTATAATTCCACGTTATTCAACGCATGGGTCCTCGAGGGCAAAGCATTTGCATTGCCGGAGTCTCTGAATCTGTACGAGAAACTGTTATCTCTGGGGATTAAGGTTGTATTCATAACAGGAAGAGGagaaagtcaaagaaatgtCACGACAACCAATCTAAAGAATGTTGGATACCACACTTGGGAGAAGCTTATACTCAA GTCGTCGTCTTATACAGGCGTGACATCCTTGGTGTACAAATCAAGTGAGAGGAAGAAGTTGGAGAAGAAGGGGTATAGAATCGTGGGGAACATGGGTGACCAGTGGACTGATATCTTGGGGCATCATGCTGGCAATCGGACTTTCAAGTTACCCGATCCAATGTACTACATTAGTTGA
- the LOC122281837 gene encoding stem 28 kDa glycoprotein-like gives MWQSLVFFLATILVVSQGSELGLSHQIHLLRPKSGSGGAIVPNVSCLSWRVAVEAHNIIGWSTVPKECEGYVGHYMLGHQYRKDSKVVANEALLYAQSLNLTGDGKDVWIFDIDETTLSNLPYYAEHGFGAEPYNSTLFNAWVLKGTQPALPESLNLYKKLLSLGIKVIFITGRGESQRNVTTTNLKNVGYHTWEKLILKGSAYSGTTAVVYKSSERRNLVKKGYRIVGNIGDQWSDLLGHHVGNRTFKLPDPMYYIS, from the exons ATGTGGCAATCACTAGTATTCTTTCTGGCCACAATTTTGGTGGTCTCCCAAGGGTCAGAACTGGGTCTGAGCCACCAAATTCACCTTCTCCGGCCAAAATCTGGTTCTGGGGGTGCCATTGTTCCTAATGTTTCATGCCTGAGTTGGCGAGTCGCGGTGGAAGCTCATAACATTATTGGCTGGTCAACGGTTCCGAAAGAGTGCGAAGGCTACGTGGGGCATTACATGCTGGGACATCAATACAGGAAGGACTCCAAAGTGGTTGCTAACGAGGCTTTACTCTACGCTCAGAGTCTCAACCTCACTGGAGATGGCAAGGATGTTTGGATCTTCGACATAGATGAGACTACGCTCTCTAATCTGCCTTACTATGCCGAGCATGGATTTGG GGCGGAGCCCTATAATTCTACGCTATTCAACGCATGGGTCCTGAAAGGCACACAACCGGCATTGCCGGAGTCTCTGAATCTGTACAAGAAACTTTTATCTCTTGGGATTAAGGTTATATTCATAACAGGAAGAGGAGAAAGCCAAAGAAATGTCACGACAACCAATCTAAAGAATGTTGGATACCACACTTGGGAGAAGCTTATACTCAA GGGCTCCGCTTACTCCGGAACAACAGCCGTCGTGTACAAATCAAGTGAGAGGAGGAACTTGGTGAAGAAGGGTTATAGAATCGTTGGGAACATTGGTGACCAGTGGAGCGATCTCTTGGGACATCATGTCGGCAATCGGACATTCAAGCTACCCGATCCGATGTACTACATTAGTTGA
- the LOC122300877 gene encoding uncharacterized protein LOC122300877: MARLTTMKYDGAKGMQEHILEMTNIAARLQTLGMKVEESFIVQFVLNSLPPQYGPFQMHYNSIKDKWNVNELASMVVQEEVRLKQQGHYSANFVTKEAGKKKHHYSKKK; this comes from the coding sequence ATGGCTAGACTTACCACCATGAAATATGATGGAGCCAAAGGAATGCAAGAGCATATCCTTGAAATGACAAATATTGCCGCCAGATTACAAACCCTGGGAATGAAAGTAGAGGAGTCCTTTATTGTTCAGTTTGTTCTGAACTCATTGCCACCTCAGTATGGTCCATTCCAGatgcattataattctattaagGATAAATGGAATGTGAATGAGCTGGCAAGTATGGTAGTTCAGGAGGAAGTAAGACTGAAACAACAAGGGCATTACTCTGCTAATTTTGTGACCAAAGAAGCTGGAAAGAAAAAGCACCATTatagtaaaaagaaatga
- the LOC122300884 gene encoding secreted RxLR effector protein 161-like, which translates to MAKIPYASVVGSLIYAQICTRPDISFAIGMLGRYQSNPGMSHWKAAKRVLRYLQGTKDYQLTFRRTDNLEVIGYSDSDFAGCSDSRKSTSGYVFLLAGGAISWKSMKQTITASSTMEAEFVACFEATVHGLWLRNFISGLGVVDSIERPLRIYCDNSSAVIFSKNDRYSKGAKHMELKYLSVKEEVQKQTVSIEHISTTLMIADPLTKGLVAKQFKEHVDRMGLMM; encoded by the coding sequence ATGGCAAAAATCCCCTATGCTTCTGTTGTGGGGAGCTTGATATATGCACAGATTTGCACGAGGCCAGACATCAGTTTTGCAATTGGCATGCTTGGGCGTTACCAGAGTAACCCAGGGATGTCTCATTGGAAAGCAGCAAAGAGGGTATTGCGATATCTGCAAGGAACTAAGGATTACCAGCTTACCTTTAGGAGAACTGACAACTTAGAGGTAATTGGATACTCGGACTCTGATTTTGCCGGTTGTTCTGATAGTAGGAAATCTACTTCTGGATATGTTTTCCTACTAGCCGGTGGAGCAATCTCATGGAAAAGTATGAAGCAAACTATCACTGCTTCATCAACAATGGAGGCTGAGTTTGTGGCATGCTTTGAGGCCACAGTGCATGGTTTATGGCTGAGGAACTTTATCTCAGGGCTTGGAGTTGTTGACTCTATAGAAAGGCCGCTgagaatttattgtgataattcctctgcagtaattttctccaaaaatgatAGGTATTCTAAAGGTGCTAAACACATGGAGCTCAAATACCTAAGTGTCAAGGAGGAAGTACAGAAACAGACAGTGTCCATAGAACATATTAGTACTACGCTTATGATAGCAGACCCATTAACAAAGGGTCTAGTAGCGAAACAGTTTAAAGAACATGTTGACAGAATGGGTCTTATGATGTAA